DNA sequence from the Vicia villosa cultivar HV-30 ecotype Madison, WI linkage group LG3, Vvil1.0, whole genome shotgun sequence genome:
ATATTCACAAGAGTCAACAAACATTCATTCTAATTTTTTGTTGATATTGTGGATCATTGACATATGAGTGGAAATCTAAAATTCTTTCCTGTTTGAAAAGAATTACACCTATCAATTCAATATTCAAGACACATCTCACATTATGTTATGCAGTCTACTTTATTGTCTGACAGTATATGAATTGAATTTGACATGAAATATTGGAATTTTATTTGAGGGTGCTAGCTTTTATCAAAAGTGCATTTAATGTCATGGGAGAAATAGTTCTTCCCCAAAATTCTTAATTATTTAGGGCTACAACTAACTCATTCTATGAATTAATTGATTATGACAAAAGAGGTATGCTTATTATGTCGTATGAGGGATGGTATTTAGGTAAGAATAAATGTGAAAACTCTATAATTTCATTCattctccgaaaaaacaaaaataattctaTATAGTTTATCATTGATATGGCGAATCAATGACTAATCAGTGAAcatctaaaatatttttctttgcgATAAGACTTCCACTTGCCAAATCGATAATTAAGATGCACTAGTCATGTTATGCAATCTATTTTATTGTCTCACAACATCTCTATTgagtttgatttaaaaaaaatgaattttatgtTATGGGACTATAAGCTTAGTTTGAAAGTGAACTCTGTGTTGGGGGAAAATTATGCATCactacttttcttctttttccttcctctctctcaaagaggggtgatttaggatcaattttgatccaaaatcacccctccaaatcgtttttgtttatctattacttaaataagtgattttcacaccttttctttttgtttgtgatttcgtgggtcatcgtttgttttgatttcccatatttctgtggtgtattttgatttctcgtctttgtgcgggtattttgtttttcggtttttgtgcggtgttcatttgtttcatgttgaaagattagtttcgatctagtgcagattcaatcaatgactttggtgccgttaacgctacagatccggaagcatgcatatttcggacatctcaatacagtcaatacattaatatttgtaggcatatgcaatttgccgttttatgctattaacatggatgctgtggatttgttcgcagattcatcctttttgtttttggcgattttgaatttgtattgcaacgatgtactctatcaatttgaatgaatggatattatttattttctgtcaaaaaaaaatgaGCTATAACCAACATGTTCTATGAAAAAAGTATTTATGATAGAAGTGAAAAGTCAATTATACCATAGAACAGATAATATTTGGGTAAGAATAAATTTGGAAATTTAATTATACCACTCATTGACAAGAGTATCAAGGAGGCATTTAAATTTCAATATACCACCCATTGACAAGAGTATCAAGGAAGCATTTGTTTCAGTTTTTTATTGATATGGTCCATTAATAATTaatcaaagaaaatataaaatgatTCCTTTGGGAGACGACTTAAACTTGCCTGATCCAATCATACTTTACTTTATCTATGTTATGCGGTCTAGTATGTTGTATGACAATATTTGTATGTAAATTGATAGGATATATAGAAATTTTATTTGAATGAATTGTGAGATTAGTTCACAATTACATTCATTGTCGTGTGGAATAAAATATGCATCCCTATAATGTTGGGGGTTACAACTCATTTATTATAAGAATTAAGTGTCTAAGATAAAAGTGTGATGACAATTATTACATATGAGGGATGATTTTTGGGTAAGAATAAATGTGGAGACTCTATTCTACCACTCATTATCTAGGGTGCCACTGCACCCCTCAAAAAGTGATGGACTATTTTCTTATAAAGGTTTTATATTGAAACATGATTTCAGCTATAGATAATCTTCCTAGTGTATTTTGATAACTATCAAATGTATATTCTTGCATTTCTCACATGACTAACTTGCTTAGAtataatcaataatttttttcttttgtaattcaCTTGTTATAGGAAACTcctagagtttattttatttgtaaggGCAAGAATTTTAGTACTCGTGAGTTTTAATTGAGTATGATATATTTTGtgaaaattggtttaaaattttaatttgttttaaaataaaataaaaatgtaatataatattaaataattttttttaattaaataataattatttatctaattaaaTTCAAAGAGTATCAAAGTATTCACCTAATAattaatactaaattgatttaaaTCAATTATAAAATACTTAAATAAATTTGAGTTAAAAAATTCTTGTTATTATCAATTGATATTTTTAAGATTGTACTTCAAACTAATTATACATGTCAtaatattcttttaatttttttcgtaGTTTTctagtttttgaaaataaccattatattagatttttatttgtattgGTGTTAGACTAATTTAGATTTTAGTGTTTCGGCATATTtaagtataaaataaataaataggaaaATAATTGAATGAATTGAAACGACATCGTTTTTGACAGTGTTCTATTTCACGGTATACAAACAAACCCTCCTGTACAAGCAGTTTTCACTCCCCCAAAACTAGTAAGTACTTTCTGCTTCCATTTACCGCTTCTgagatttctttttattttgttaatttaacGATATGCTCCTTATTTCTAATtatcaaaaattagggtttttctttttcttcacactCCTTACAAATATGTGTGCTTTTGGGTTTGAATAATTTACAGATTCAGATTCATCTATGGCGACTGAAACTAAGGCTGTTACCGAGGATGTCAAGATCGATCTCTTCGAAGACGACGATGAGTTCGAAGAGTTTGAAATCAATGAAGGTATAACTCACTAATCTTCGCTTTTGTTTCAAGTTTATATGTTTATCAGTTTTCAAATGTTGCTTATGATCTATAGCTAGATTTGATATTGAGAATTTTTCAATGATGCTATCATCAAATCGTTCATAAGTGACATTCATTTGTTTGTTTCACAGAAGAAGTCGGTTGTTTGGCCAATTAGGGATTTTGTTTGCTTGAAAACTTGAAATTTGGGGGTTTTGAATTCACACTCATATTTTAATGTTTCTTATTGTTTTACAACTTGCAGAGTGGGATGACAAGGAGGAAGGTAAAGAAATAGCTCAACAGTGGGAGGATGATtgggatgatgatgatgttagtgATGATTTCTCTGTTCAGTTGAAAAGGGAGCTGGCGAGCACTACTACTGAGAAGAAATAAACCTCCTGCTGGCTATGATTGTTTGATATAACATGTGTAATGAGTTACAACTTAGGTATTTGAGGTGTTTTCTTACCTTTAAAAGAACATAAACTATGCCGTGTTGGGAAGGAAATGTGAGTAAGAACAGAACACAAGGACATAATTCATGTGTTATTTCTTTGAAACATTTGCATAGAAGTTATTGCGTACTTGGTTTTGTTTTTCAGTTGAGTTTTGTGATTCTATATAATTTGTTGGCATCAGGCTTTACAAACTATACTTCTAATGTTGAGTTTTGGAGTTTCATATTCGGTGGTTTGAGCTTTGGGTCGGACAGTTTGCCTTTAGCCAAAAGCTGCCTCTACCTTTTCACACTTGAGGACAGTTTTCTTATTTCACACTTGAGGGAAAAAATTGCTGTGAAATAAGTGAGGCTAACTTGACTCATTTCTTGTTTTTACACATTCTCTGATATCATCCCCTTGGAAGGCGAACTTGACTCAATTCTTGTTTTTACACATTCTCTGATATCATGATTCATTTCTTGATAGAAATCATAAAACTAGAGAAAAGTGGATACAGTAATGGGATTGTATTTTTACATGAAGAGATAGAGGGCTTATATAGCTAATTAGAACAAATAACTAACTTTCTCTCTAGTATCAACATCAAACCTTTTAAGGTGTTATAACTTTCACTATGTGGAGTCTATTAAGAACTCACAAAACTTAGCTACTTGATTGAATAACCGAGATGCCGTAAACATAACTGGTGACCATTTTTCACTCTTCTTTGTCTTTAAGAAACTTCAAAAAAAGAAATGCTGATTAGCCAAGAATACTTTATTGTGTGAGATAGGCATCAAGCAGTTAAGAGGAATAATACAGTTCAATCTCCAAATTAATGCTCCTTGATTAAATTATTTAGTTGTCAGTTGATTAAAGTATCAAAACTCAAATCAAAGACTAATTGACTTCTGCTCGTGTGCAGGTTTTCAATTGCAGAGAATACGAATTTTTATAATGAATGCAATCAAGTGTACTTCCGCTTACTAAACAAGTgctctaaccaactgagctatgaGAACTTTGATGGACACTTGAGTCTAAAATATTATCTATTTATCTTCCACTATCATCAAGTTTGCAGCCAAAATTTAcgcgtcttcttcttctttaataAGCATGGAAGTTTCGTTTCGTAGTTTATCTTCTGGAAAATTTTGGAGAAAAGAATAGAATATAGAACAAATTTCATACCCAATGAagagtttaaaataatatatttgtattttatttattttaaagctAGGTATTTTTAGTCTGtaatcttaatatttatttttcatataattcgcatgtataaaaatatataaatagtaaaatagttatttatgtttctttaattataataaattactatataaattattttgtatATCATGAAATCATTTAAGTCAAAAAAACTTATGCATTGTTACCTTGTCTttaatatctatcatataagaaaattaggtGTTGCTTAAAACCCCTAATTATCCTTATTATTCAATAATCCTCCACGTGGTACTCTTTATGATTAAGCAGACTGATTTCCTTTGTTTCAAAattattaattgtattttttaataaacaaatttTCATTAAAACTCAGTAAAACCATCTCTCTCTCTTGCAAAACGGTTAATAGACCAAAACCGTACAACACCCACTATTCCACAATTTCTTCCAataatttttcttcatctttctctctctcaccaatcatctttctcttcttctccctTCTTCTCACTCTTATTCTTCTTTCGAttactattatttcttttatctatTTCTTTTCTCTATTTCAGAAGATTTATTTGATTGCTTACTTCACTCTTTATTTGTTTTTCAGGTTCTTCATGCTTAATCTCCGAGTTTCTAACTTCTttcgtcatcaacaacaacaaagaaTTTGTAGGTAAAATAGATAGATATGATTATATGACAAAGCACAAGAATCCGGAAagttatggtttttttttttttatgttgataGTGAAAATAAGATAATTTATGGTTAGGGTTTGATGATTTTGAGTTATGATATATAATTTTATGGGTATTGTGATGGATTTTTTGATTTTATAACGTTATtcttttatatttgatatatCTACAGAGAAATCTTTTGAAGCATTTCTACTTAGAAATGGGAGACAACATCGGCTAAGGTGTTTCCATCAATTTTAACGGTGGTATGCGGTTTCACGGTGATAAATCTACTTCATAATATTTCAACCATTAATTAGTCACATTTATAAATTGTTATCAGATTTATTGCGATTGTAGAAACTTAGTGGAAAAACATTTGATTATTGTTGTATTTTCAAGAAGTATGAATCTGGATAAATTTTTTGCAAAGCCATTTAAGAGATGAGTTCATCGACAACAATTAACACTTTCAATATGTAATGTTATTCCTCTTCATTGTCttattgtttttttcttcatttgGATACTAAATATCTCAACTTTAAGTTATGGATGATTTGTCGGTGTTGGTTGCGGCAGACGATGATTACTATTCTGAAAAAGGATTGGTttcaactttttcatttttttcttgtgATGTTGTTTTTATGTGAAGGTTTTACAAGCTTTATTTATATGTGTAGATTTTATAGTTTCTTACTgtgaaattatattttatagaacttttcaatttttttttgttgtgggTGATTTTATTGTTGAATTTGGGATTATTTTTCTTCTTGTATGCATGTTTTTGATTTTGAGTTTTCTCCTGATTTTGATTTTGTTACAGTTTGCAAATCTACCCTCCACCATTGAATTACGGTTGCACACAAGTTCTGATTGAGTTCACTATTTGCGAAAAACTCAAGAAAATGCTTTTCGTTCTTCTTCAGTAATGCAATTTGGAAAACCTACGTTCTTAAACAGTATTGAAACTACAATTTGGATTATATGTTTTACTTCAGTTCTGGGTTTCTTTTAAAACTAGGATCCATGTTAGCTATAAGTTTGAAAGTTTGGTGTAcatgatttttgttatttatattaataGATATATTATAGATATATTTTAATAATCTGGATATCAAGACCATAACAAAGCTGGAGCAATGAATTCTATGGTAAGTAGTTGATATATAGTTTTATTCCTTTAAATTACAAAAACTTGATATGATAACAACAGTTTATTTATAACTCTTGAAATACTTCGTTTCTTCCACAACTTCAAGTTTTTGTTGTTCTTTGCAATGCACCTTTTGTGTTGAATATAGACTGTGATCATTACAACAATAATAGCAAAGCTATTAGGGAAGCTATGTGCTTCTTCATGGACCATCTACTTGGAAAGAAGACCGCTTATGTCCAATTTTCGCGAAGGTTTGATGGCATCGACGGGCTTTTCATGTTGCTACTTTTGTTTTGATGACTCAGTCAGAACTTGACGTTGAAGATATTGATGATGTTCTTGAAGAcaaagatgaacaagaggaatcATCCTTCACGTCCCttaaagtttttaagaaaaaGTTCAGAGAGTCGTCAATTTTCCTATATAAATAAGCCTGAGTATATTTAGTTGAGAAGCTCTTAATTTCAATTGAGCCTATTTCTCATTGTTGCACCAGGAATTTAAGAATGCATTGAAGGACAACACAATGGACTATGTATAAAGCAAAAGCGACAACACGCCCAGAAAAGTTCAACTTTGGAAATCTGGACCTATGTTAGGTGGTGATAGCGACGAGGAAGACGATGAAGACtgctttttagtttttgttttcaattttaattaatagttaattttGTTGATGAATATGAAAACCAGAATATTTCTATTATGGTATAATATAGTACTATCTGGAACAAAACTTCcacttttaattaaatatataaactaaatatataaaTACGTTACAATTACACGAATTTATCTAAAAGAGCACAAAATTTGGGTATAGATATACTAAATATTGATGCATGATGTACTGTATAGTGAATTCTCGAGTCAATGACTACACAACTTTTAGTTTGACATATACAAACCATTCCAAACCATAAAATGTTAGAACTGTCAAGAAATGGCTCCACTGATAATGGTTTTGAAATACTCACATCATGAAATTGATGGCATCTTTCAACGTGAATTAAACAACCTTTCAGTTAGTTTGACTAAAAGATATATTTCTTGACACTATCCTGTTGCACTTTGCCCTGGAACTTTCTTCATGCCACCTCCCTGCTTCTGCCTAAACATTTGACAGTAACATATAGTTTCCACACTAACTGTTATAAGCACTAAGCAAAGCATCCCATAAgacaacatttggcatcaagagtatacttcatatcaaattttaaattgatttttctaagttaatttaaaccaaattgaattgtatatataatttaatacttatttatttcttataaGTTTGAGATATTATGTAAATTAGTAGTACTATTTtgtagtttaattaattaatttattttaatatttcatttgtTTTAAATACAATTATCGCTTtcaatttgtaattttatttttaatataatacttATTGTgaattacttaaaaaatattattttatgattataaATAAATGggacatttaattttattttcatctcTATACTCTTTAAAATATACAGtatctaaatttaaaaaataaaatgcagaaattaTGGTAATCTAACACATGTGCATGACTATATGTATCATAAGTATATTTGTAAAATAATATGCTTATTCCATGTCATTGAGAAGATTATATATTTTCTAAATTCTACTAGAAGTAGATACAATCAgttcattttttaataatatacagaaaaaaaatatttttgatttaaacatttttatatattaaaaaattatatttattatctaataattaataaaatatttttttcttttcaaaataataaattctaattattaataattataaaaaatatctttatAGAACAACTCATATTTTTTCCATTTTATATTAGCTACACTTTTTAATATGTgtgaatttaataaataaattaaatattcatCTTaatttataaacaattaaatagtcAATTTAAttgttcataaaaaaataaaatttaattcttAAATTGTTATCTATAAAATTAATAACAAATATCATTAAATATATACttcatttaaaaatgtattacatatataaattaaatcatttttttatattatagaaaTTAAATATGTTGATTTATAGAAGTATATAATTTCATATTTATGATATCTTattcatataaataaaattattatatcaaTATAATAGCACATTTTTACAATTGTCCTATTTTTATGTTAGTAATTAATATCTTATTTTTAGATTtgcaattaatattatttttatatcttaTTTTCACATTTATGAAATAAAGGTttataatcataaaaataaataaaaaattaaaattttaacgaGTTAAATTCAtcattgattaatatatatttattcatataatatataaaatggttgaaatattaaaatttaaaactttaACGGGTTAAGCTCATTCcatatattttattatgtattcaatgttttatgctttattttgaagtttaaaaataaatatacttaAACGTAACACGGGaaaaatgtgttattttttaattttttatgctaTTACTAAATAAAGAAATGAGataatatctatcatataagaaaattaagtGTTGTGAAAATTCCCATTTTGCCCTGATGTCTCACCAATGCTCCACGTGGATGGCTTAAGCAGCTTTCATTCGGTTTTTATTTGAAAACATACTTATGAAGCTAGATTGTTTAAATTTACAAACTATTTGTTGAAATTTAATATTACCATGATACAACAATTCCACTGTTTCTCATTAAATGCTCTACAATCTATAAGATTTGCTTTTGCGTTTTCCCAATAACCTAtatccattttttattattatttgatcatCTTTGCTATCACAGATGTCTACTTAATCCATATTTTGTTTCTCAATAAATCAACATTGGCCATTTGGTTTGGACTAAACAAACTCTACTTCCACCAAAACACACCATTCTTTCCTTTTTGTATAACTTTCATTAGtaatgttatttaatttttattattatcataatatttattttataatgttaAGGCTAATATTTTTTTGGGAGAATAGATTTAGCTAACATTCtaatttaattaaacaattttatgACAAACAATTTGACTAATAACTTTTATCCAATACATGTCATAAATGTTTATTTTggttaataattagaattaaatcattttgtaaataattttatggatGATAATTATTATTTGACAAAGggaaaaaatgcaataaaattttaataaattatataaactggtaaataaaactattaatgggaacatgaaattacaaatcaaaatattaaatattaacgggaacatgaagttactgatcacaatattgaatattaacgggaacctgaagttactgattaaaatatagaatattaacgagaacatgatgttattgatcaaaatattgaatattagcgggaatatgaagttactgattaaaatgttaaatattaacaagaacatgaagttactgattaaaatattgaatattaactggaacatgaagttactgaccacattattgaattttaacgggaacctgaagctactgattaaaatatctatcatataagaaaattaagtGTTTTGGAAATTCCCATTTTGCCCTGATGTCTCACCAATGCTCCACGTGGATGGCTTAAGCAGCTTCCATTCGATTTTTATTTGAAAACATACTTATGAAGCTAGATTGTTTAAATTTACAAACTATTTGTTGAAATTTAATATTACCATGATACAACAATTCCATTGTTTCTCATTAAATGCTCTGCAACCTAATAGATTTCCTTTTGCGTTTTCCCAATAACCTAtatccattttttattattatttgatcacTCTTTGCTATCACAGATGTCTACTTAATCCATATTTTGTTTCTCAATAAATCAACACTGGCCATTTGATTTGGACTAAACAAACTCTACTTCCACCAAAACACACCATTCTTTCCTTTTTGTATAACTTTCATTAGtaatgttatttaatttttattattatcataatatttattttataattttaaggcTAATATTTTTTTGGGAGAATAGATTTAGATAACATTCtaatttaattaaacaattttatgACAAACAATTTGACTAATAGCTTTTATCCGATACATGTCATAAATGTTTATTTCGATTAATAATTAGAATgcaatcattttgtaaataattttatggatGATAATTATTATTTGACAAAGGgaaaaatgcaataaaattttaataaattatataaactggtaaataaaactattaatgggaacatgaaattacaaatcaaaatattaaatattaacgagaacatgaagttactaatcacaatattgaatattaatgggaacctgaagttactgattaaaatatagaatattaacgagaacatgatgttactgatcaaaatattgaatattagcgggaatatgaagttactgattaaaatgttaaatattaacaagaacatgaagttaacCCCCAAGGGTTGGCCTAGCGGTGGaggcttgggtcttgagagtgtgcttctctcaaggtcctgagttcgaatccTGCTTTGTTCTGGCGGGGCCCCTGCTAGTGGACGAGCTAGTGgacatattgaatattaacgaaaataatatacatttttctattaaaaatacacATCTGAAACAAAAGCACGtctcgtaccagaacccgtgcgaaggcacgggtttgttactagtttaagTCATAAACACGCAATACTTTTTGTATTAGTTCGCAGCAAATTATTGCTACATCTAATTCTCTCATATATGAGGCATTTTACCTTAGTATAGCCAATGACTTAATTTActaatcagaagaaaaaaaatatatttatcctGCCTCTATGTTTTATCAACATCTATCCCTTGCCTCCTCAGGTACGTTCCACTAACATCTTATAGTTTTCTTAACATTTTGAACAATTGTTTTGGAGATTAATTAAGGAGAAATTCACCTCATAAATTGTATTTGTCatcctttcaatttttttttatttcaataatacCCCTTGTAAAAAAATACGAAAAACAAAGAATTTTCGGAAAAAATTCCGATATGCACCTTAAAATTTCAGGTATTAAAATATCGGAAATTCAGTGAATTTTATATTTCTGGCACAACATACCGAAAATGTAGTTtatttaaaatttccggtataGCAGAAATTTGCAAATTTTAGTATACCGGAAATTTTTAATAAACTAAATTTCCGGtatgtttaaattttttgttttttgaacgGTTGAGATGTTGCCGACACTTTTGGAGGGTCCTGATTGCACCAACACATTTGTGTGGTCTAGAATGTATAAATAAGGGTGTTAGGGTTATGTGATAACACATTATTTCAACAAAATGTCTCTTCCTCAGTATTTTATCAATGTAGAAGTGTACTTCAATGGTCGCAACCCTGCTGTTCAAACCAAGATTCCAGATGGG
Encoded proteins:
- the LOC131660939 gene encoding protein DSS1 HOMOLOG ON CHROMOSOME V-like; amino-acid sequence: MATETKAVTEDVKIDLFEDDDEFEEFEINEEWDDKEEGKEIAQQWEDDWDDDDVSDDFSVQLKRELASTTTEKK